Part of the Candidatus Eisenbacteria bacterium genome is shown below.
CAGCAGATCCGAGCGGCCCGAGACGAGAACGTCTGTCACCTGCGCGAGAACTATCCGAACCCGCGTCGGCTTGCCGAATCGGTTCTTGAAGACCTGAGAACCGTCATTGACGCTCAGTTCCCCATCGAGAGCATCCCCGACGTAATTACCCGCGCAGCCCGCGACCAAGAGGCTTTTGCCGAAACCCGCCGTCGCACCTACATCGGTCGGCTCGATTACTTCGTGGCGCTCGACCGCCACGCAGCGAGCGATGACGGCCCGCTGGTGCTGCTCGGCGACTCCGGAAGTGGGAAGTCTTCCCTGTTGGCCAACTGGATTGACCGGTGGCGCAAGACGCATCCGCGTGATTTCATCTTCCAGCACTACATCGGCGGCACGCCCATGAGGGCCGATCACTGGGCACTTATGTTCCGCCTGGTCGCCGAAATCAAACGGTGGACCGGGGATTCCGAAGACCTACCCCGCACGGGTGAAGACATTCTCAAGGTCTTCGACTCTTGGCTGGTCAAGCTGCGAAACAAAGCGGAGCGTGCCAGCCTCCGAGCTATTGTCGTTCTCGACGCCCTCAATCAACTCGAAGACGACGACCACGCTCGCCTGCTGAGTTGGCTTCCGTCGCATCCGTTCACCGGCCCCCTCCGGCTGGTCGTTTCCACTCTGCCTGTCGAACCTCCCAGGGATGACCCGAAAGCGGTGGTGGACGATCCGCTGAAGGTCGTGCAAGAGCGCGGATGGATCTCGCTGTGCGTCCAACCGCTCACGCCCGACGAGCGCTGCCGGATGGTTGCCGACTACCTTAAACGTTTCGGCAAGAAGCTTGACACACCCAGCCTTGAGCGGATTGCCGCCGCGCCCGCCACCGCCAATCCCCTCTACCTAAAAATCCTCCTTGACGAACTGCGCGTGACCGGCACGCACGACCGCTTGGACGAACGACTTGGTGGGTATCTGGCCATGAAGGATATCCCATCGCTATTGGATGCCATCTTCGCTCGCTATGAGCGCGACTACGAACTTGACCGGTCGGGTCTCGTGCGCGAAGCGCTCGCCCTCATCTGGGCCGCGCGGTGTGGTCTCACGGAAGCGGAATTGCTCTTCATTCTGCGGCCAATGGACAGACCGCAATTGCCGGTAGCCTCCTGGACACCTCTGAGATCGGCGCTAGAAGAATCGCTCGTGGACCGTGCTGGTGTCCTGAACTTCGCCCACGACTTCTTTCGCGTCGCCGTCGCCCGCCGCTATGTCGCAGGTGAAATAGGTGCGAAAGCGTTGCGCCTTCGGATGGGCGACGCCTTGGCCTTGTTGCCCACGGATGCGCGTCAAGCCGACGAACTCCCATGGTTGCTGCGGCAAGTCGAAGCGCGTGGGTCACTCCGTGCCTGTCTCCTCGATATAGACCGTTTCCTCTTCATCATGGCGCGCGACCAGAACGAGTTACTCCGCTATTGGGTGTGGCTAGGTGAGGAGAAGATGATGGGGAAAGCTTATCTGAAGAACTTTGAGAGATGGGCGCGAGCACCGGGCAGGCAAGCCGAAGACATCGCGGATGCTGCCAATACTCTGGCTTTTTTTCTTTTTTCCCAAGCCTCTCTCCACGCTGAGGCGGAACCGCTCTTTCGGCGGGCGCAGGCCACTTACGAGCAGTCATTCGGCCTGAATCATCCCCATGTGGCCACCGCCCTCAACAACTTGGCACTCCTCTTACTGGACAGCAACCGGTTGGCGGAAGCCGAGTCGCTGTTGCGGCGGGCGCTAGCTATCGACGAGCAAAGCTATGGAGTCGGCGACCCGACGGTAGCAACGCCTCTCATCAATCTGGCAGCCCTGTTGAAGAAAACTAACCGACTTGCGGAAGCCGAACCGTTACTCCGACGGGCGCTGAGCATTTTGGAGCGAGCCTTTGGCGAGAATCATCCCCAGGTTGCCATGGGCCTTGGCACTTTGTCGAGCCTTCTGCAGGCCTCCAACCGGATCAGGGAGGCCGAGTTGACGGATCGGCGCGTGCTGGAGATTATGGAGAGGAACTTCGGAGAGACCCACCCCAACGTCGCCGTCGCCGTTGGTAACTTGGGTTGGCTGTTGAAGGAAACTGAACGTCCGGAGGAGGCCGAACCGCTGCTTCGACGGGCTCTGGCCATTGCGGAAACTAGTTATGGGGCCAATCATCCGAGAGTCGCAGTTTGCCTAAACAACTTGGCGCAGCTTTTACACGACACCAGGCGGCTCGGAGAAGCGGAGCCGTTGATGCGGCGGGCGCTCGCAATTGACGAGCAGAGCTATGGGACTAACCATCCGAGAATCGCCGTGCGCCTGAACAATCTCTCGCTGTTACTGAAGGACATGAATCGGTTGGAGGAGGCCGAGCGGTTGATGCAACGGGCGAACGCGATTGAGGAGTTAGATTTTGGCCGTGACGATCCCGATGTTGCAAACGAACTGAATGACATCGCACGGTCATTGCTGTCCACTGAGCAGCGGGAGGTGACCGAGCCGTGGATGCGGCGCATGGTCGGGATCCTCCTGAGTTCAACGAGACGCACGGGCACCCCCCACCCGCGCCTGAACGATGCGATCAATGGATACGCTCAGTTGCTGAGGCAGATGGGCCTCTCCCAAGCCCAGATCGTCGCCAAGCTCAAGGAACTCTGCCACGAGTATGGCCTCCCATTGGGTGGAGAGTGAGAATGCTTGCAACAGATCGGTCGAACGCGTTTTGGGGGTGAGCGCTCACTCGGTTCGGTACGTTTTGGTTATTGATCAAATCCTACTACCTGCGGTAGAATGGCAACATGAGACGCAATTCCATTGGCGCGGTTGTCTCGGTGTGGGGTATCGGGGAGTTTAAGGGTCAATACATGTCATGTGTCTGCAGCATCTGTGGAGAGGTCTTCACGCCGTCTGACACCGAAGATTGCTTCGTGCTCACACAGAAGAGGGCCGCAGATGGTGAATGTCCTCTCAGCTGCGAGCGGTGTCATGACCAGCAGACGCTGGCCGCAGGTATGGACATCCTTGACTTAAGTGATCCGTGGCACCCAGTGCTCAGACGAGCGAATCCGCGCCCGCCGAAGAAGTAGTCTTTCCGCCTATGCCTAAGGTGCCCCAAGAACTTGACGCGTTCCTTGACGCGCACGACTGGGAGACTTCGAGGGACATCCTCTTGGCCCACCCAGAGCTCCTGAGTGAATCATTTGATTCCTTACTCGATCAAATGGCCGAGTTTTACACAATAACTGTTAGCAAAAAGGGCCGAACGGTCGAGGGTATCCGTGAACATCAAGAACTGTTGCGGCACTGCCGGGAAACAGGTGTCGACGTTGGTTTT
Proteins encoded:
- a CDS encoding tetratricopeptide repeat protein — its product is MNNTTPSSDNRRIRIFVSSTFRDMVEDRNSLMTHAWPELRRFCRERRLELVEVDLRWGISEEQSTRKETLKLCLDEIRACRPYFIGLLGERYGWVPDDEAFTADLLEEQPWLVNLRGRSVTELEIIHGVLREEQMHGRAFFYFRDPAYLRSVPEPNREDFTTEDAESTEKLERLKQQIRAARDENVCHLRENYPNPRRLAESVLEDLRTVIDAQFPIESIPDVITRAARDQEAFAETRRRTYIGRLDYFVALDRHAASDDGPLVLLGDSGSGKSSLLANWIDRWRKTHPRDFIFQHYIGGTPMRADHWALMFRLVAEIKRWTGDSEDLPRTGEDILKVFDSWLVKLRNKAERASLRAIVVLDALNQLEDDDHARLLSWLPSHPFTGPLRLVVSTLPVEPPRDDPKAVVDDPLKVVQERGWISLCVQPLTPDERCRMVADYLKRFGKKLDTPSLERIAAAPATANPLYLKILLDELRVTGTHDRLDERLGGYLAMKDIPSLLDAIFARYERDYELDRSGLVREALALIWAARCGLTEAELLFILRPMDRPQLPVASWTPLRSALEESLVDRAGVLNFAHDFFRVAVARRYVAGEIGAKALRLRMGDALALLPTDARQADELPWLLRQVEARGSLRACLLDIDRFLFIMARDQNELLRYWVWLGEEKMMGKAYLKNFERWARAPGRQAEDIADAANTLAFFLFSQASLHAEAEPLFRRAQATYEQSFGLNHPHVATALNNLALLLLDSNRLAEAESLLRRALAIDEQSYGVGDPTVATPLINLAALLKKTNRLAEAEPLLRRALSILERAFGENHPQVAMGLGTLSSLLQASNRIREAELTDRRVLEIMERNFGETHPNVAVAVGNLGWLLKETERPEEAEPLLRRALAIAETSYGANHPRVAVCLNNLAQLLHDTRRLGEAEPLMRRALAIDEQSYGTNHPRIAVRLNNLSLLLKDMNRLEEAERLMQRANAIEELDFGRDDPDVANELNDIARSLLSTEQREVTEPWMRRMVGILLSSTRRTGTPHPRLNDAINGYAQLLRQMGLSQAQIVAKLKELCHEYGLPLGGE